The proteins below are encoded in one region of Anaerosporomusa subterranea:
- a CDS encoding 4Fe-4S binding protein, with translation MKERIKRFALDLGVDDVGFAKADDYDSPKSYALEKFLPGAKTIIVLVFKELSTCESPSVTIAMNGRLDLMSFQRSCSYRINRFLEREYQAKVVNMPYSYPMELHSDRPALADFSQRHAAVAAGVGTFGRHNLVIHPRFGTRIGLASLITNLAIEPDAKLEQDLCIHCDLCVRNCPGAALNEAGKTDVMRCLKKSQPYGLGGNIAFWKQFVDSSPEEKKQMFADERYWRLQQTGSIGQQYFCFNCLNSCPVGLQSR, from the coding sequence ATGAAGGAAAGGATTAAGCGGTTTGCATTGGATTTAGGTGTCGATGATGTAGGGTTTGCTAAGGCAGACGACTATGACAGTCCGAAATCTTATGCGTTGGAGAAGTTTCTTCCCGGAGCGAAGACAATCATTGTCTTGGTTTTTAAAGAACTGTCTACTTGTGAAAGCCCCAGTGTTACCATTGCCATGAACGGCAGACTTGATTTGATGTCTTTTCAGCGATCCTGCAGCTACCGGATCAACCGGTTTCTGGAACGGGAATATCAGGCGAAGGTTGTGAATATGCCTTACTCGTATCCGATGGAATTGCACAGCGACAGGCCGGCGCTAGCGGATTTCTCTCAGCGCCATGCGGCTGTAGCCGCTGGGGTGGGGACTTTCGGGCGACACAATCTGGTTATTCATCCTCGTTTCGGAACCCGGATCGGCCTGGCTTCCCTCATTACCAACCTTGCTATAGAGCCTGACGCCAAACTAGAACAAGACCTATGCATCCATTGCGACCTGTGTGTTAGAAATTGTCCGGGGGCCGCTCTCAATGAAGCAGGTAAAACAGATGTTATGCGTTGTTTAAAGAAGTCACAGCCATATGGTCTGGGGGGGAATATCGCTTTTTGGAAGCAGTTTGTCGACAGTTCTCCAGAGGAGAAAAAGCAAATGTTTGCTGATGAAAGGTATTGGCGGCTGCAGCAAACAGGCTCTATCGGGCAACAGTACTTTTGCTTTAATTGCCTGAACTCCTGTCCGGTTGGGTTACAGTCCCGGTAG
- a CDS encoding VOC family protein yields MNRINLIALGVRDIKKSRAFYRDGLGFSTPSNEENPQVVFFNNGGTKLELYPLEELAKDISETNPPEISSGFTGITLAYNAKSKEEVDTIFSKIESIGGTIAKQPQLVFWGGYSGYFRDLDGYYWEVAYADSWKFDENDMLIIEE; encoded by the coding sequence ATGAATAGAATCAATCTTATTGCATTAGGTGTGCGCGACATTAAAAAATCCCGTGCTTTTTACAGGGATGGACTGGGATTTTCTACGCCGAGCAATGAAGAAAATCCCCAAGTTGTATTTTTTAATAATGGCGGTACAAAACTTGAATTATATCCACTGGAAGAATTAGCAAAAGATATTAGCGAAACCAATCCTCCCGAAATTAGCAGCGGTTTCACTGGAATTACTTTAGCGTATAACGCAAAAAGCAAAGAAGAAGTTGACACCATATTTAGCAAGATTGAAAGTATCGGCGGTACTATCGCCAAACAGCCGCAGCTTGTGTTTTGGGGCGGATATAGTGGTTATTTCAGAGATTTGGACGGGTATTATTGGGAAGTAGCCTATGCTGACTCGTGGAAGTTTGATGAGAATGATATGCTGATTATAGAAGAATAG
- a CDS encoding dicarboxylate/amino acid:cation symporter, which yields MKKIPLSQKIVIAIILGAVVGMSTGKTWTPYLEPLGKIFINLLKMVVVPLVFSSITLGVAQIADIKQFGRIGVKVAMYYFVTTIVAALIGVGCALLIQPGLGFAVESAEKVKAANPPALMDVLVGMIPSNVIDAMAKMDLNAIIFFSIMLGIALVLIGDKKKAIVDVLISFNAAMIRLTEICIQFAPIGVFALMTITTGKYGLSLVKPLAKFFAAEYLAMLLQIFVVYAAITFLIVKVNFFTYLNRIKDVIIMAVSTTSSAATLPLELEVAQSKLGIPSHLAGFSLPLGATINQHGAALNIPICVIFSAQAFGLNLGLGDIFTITFLAIIMSTGAAGVPASASVFVLMILSRFGLPAEAFAMILAVYTLLDMGLTAVNVVGDLVCVSAVAEAENLQDRSAWDTNRSTTV from the coding sequence ATGAAAAAAATTCCGTTATCACAGAAAATAGTGATTGCCATTATCCTGGGAGCGGTAGTCGGGATGAGTACGGGAAAGACATGGACTCCTTATCTTGAGCCGCTGGGGAAGATATTCATCAATCTGTTGAAGATGGTTGTCGTTCCTTTAGTATTCAGTTCAATTACCCTGGGCGTTGCTCAGATTGCCGATATCAAGCAGTTTGGCCGCATTGGCGTAAAAGTCGCTATGTATTATTTTGTAACAACGATCGTCGCCGCATTAATCGGAGTCGGTTGCGCGCTCCTCATTCAGCCCGGCTTAGGCTTTGCGGTTGAGAGCGCTGAAAAGGTGAAGGCGGCAAATCCGCCCGCCTTAATGGATGTGCTTGTCGGCATGATTCCGAGCAATGTTATTGATGCCATGGCGAAAATGGATCTGAATGCCATAATATTCTTTTCTATTATGTTGGGAATCGCCCTGGTCTTAATCGGCGACAAGAAAAAAGCGATCGTCGATGTGCTGATTTCCTTTAATGCGGCCATGATCAGGCTGACCGAAATCTGCATACAGTTCGCTCCGATCGGCGTCTTTGCATTAATGACGATTACGACCGGAAAATATGGTTTGAGTTTAGTTAAGCCGCTTGCCAAGTTTTTCGCCGCCGAATACCTGGCTATGCTTTTACAAATATTTGTCGTGTATGCTGCGATAACATTCCTGATTGTGAAAGTAAATTTCTTTACCTATCTGAATCGGATCAAAGATGTCATTATCATGGCTGTAAGTACAACCAGCAGCGCGGCGACCTTGCCGCTTGAGCTGGAGGTTGCCCAGTCCAAGCTGGGGATTCCGTCGCATCTTGCCGGATTTTCTTTGCCGCTGGGAGCAACGATTAATCAGCATGGAGCAGCGTTGAACATACCGATTTGCGTTATATTCTCGGCTCAGGCATTTGGCTTGAATTTGGGCCTGGGCGACATCTTCACGATAACATTCCTGGCAATTATCATGTCGACAGGAGCCGCGGGCGTTCCTGCCAGCGCCAGCGTATTCGTGCTGATGATACTAAGCCGGTTTGGCCTGCCGGCGGAAGCGTTCGCGATGATTCTGGCTGTATACACATTGCTTGACATGGGTCTTACCGCCGTTAATGTCGTCGGCGACCTGGTCTGTGTCAGCGCCGTAGCGGAAGCGGAGAACCTTCAGGACAGATCGGCCTGGGATACAAACCGCTCGACAACGGTCTGA
- a CDS encoding rhodanese-like domain-containing protein produces the protein MQKLPVIVILLFGLLFTGCGLAAPNGSAATGRDVTIDQALADWKNNSAIILDVRTPGEYAEGHIPGAKLIPLDQLSNRLSEVPQKGKIYIICRSGNRSNQAVSLLRDKGFSNVYNVTSGMNSWKGPVEK, from the coding sequence ATGCAAAAACTGCCGGTTATCGTTATCTTGTTATTTGGCTTGCTATTTACCGGTTGCGGACTAGCTGCTCCCAACGGCTCTGCCGCCACTGGCCGCGATGTCACTATTGACCAGGCTCTGGCAGACTGGAAAAACAATTCCGCTATCATTCTTGATGTGCGTACTCCTGGCGAATACGCCGAAGGTCATATTCCCGGCGCTAAGCTGATTCCCCTTGATCAGTTATCCAACCGCCTAAGTGAAGTGCCTCAAAAAGGAAAAATCTATATTATCTGCCGCAGCGGCAACCGCAGCAATCAGGCTGTCAGCCTCCTGCGGGACAAGGGCTTTAGCAATGTGTATAATGTGACAAGCGGAATGAACAGTTGGAAAGGGCCAGTCGAAAAGTAG
- a CDS encoding pyridoxal phosphate-dependent aminotransferase translates to MDIKAAKRMDVVPFSGIRKIMEKGVQLEKQGVKVIHLEIGRPDFDTPVNIKQAAKRCLDEGKVFYTSNYGIPELRKAITEKLATENGVSYDPDTEVIVTVGLSEAIFDVLTSLLDAGDEILVPDPVWLNYIHVPRLVGAVPVTYNLLEKNNYQLDIAEIERKITSKTKMIAIITPNNPTGGVLNKDVLEKLAAIAIKHNLIVLSDEIYEKIIYDGNTHYSIASFPGMKQRTVTLNGFSKAYSMTGWRLGYMAAPAAIIDASVRMHQYITTCALSFGQYAAIEALKNSDDSVSGMVAEYQRRRDYVVQAINGIDRLSCQKPGGAFYVFVNIKQLNRTDEEVAEYLLHDAGVTLVPGTAFGDNGAGYLRLSYANSYENLVEACERIKRSIEKLQ, encoded by the coding sequence ATGGACATTAAAGCGGCGAAGCGAATGGACGTGGTTCCATTTTCCGGCATCCGCAAGATTATGGAAAAAGGGGTTCAATTGGAGAAACAGGGGGTCAAGGTCATTCATCTGGAGATCGGGCGGCCCGATTTTGATACTCCTGTCAACATCAAACAGGCTGCCAAACGCTGCCTGGATGAAGGAAAGGTATTTTATACCTCCAACTATGGCATCCCAGAGCTGCGTAAGGCGATAACGGAAAAACTGGCAACGGAAAATGGCGTGTCATACGATCCGGACACAGAAGTTATTGTTACTGTGGGATTAAGTGAAGCGATTTTCGATGTTCTGACCTCTCTGCTGGACGCAGGGGATGAGATATTAGTGCCTGATCCGGTCTGGTTGAATTACATTCATGTGCCAAGGCTGGTTGGGGCGGTTCCGGTGACGTACAACCTGTTGGAAAAGAATAATTACCAATTGGATATTGCGGAAATCGAGCGCAAAATAACCAGCAAAACGAAAATGATCGCCATCATTACGCCGAATAACCCAACCGGCGGCGTACTGAACAAGGACGTATTGGAAAAGCTGGCGGCAATCGCGATTAAGCACAACTTGATCGTGCTTTCCGATGAGATTTACGAAAAGATTATTTACGATGGCAATACCCACTATAGCATAGCTTCATTTCCCGGCATGAAGCAGAGAACCGTGACGCTAAACGGTTTCTCAAAAGCCTATTCGATGACAGGCTGGCGACTGGGCTACATGGCCGCTCCGGCAGCGATTATCGACGCGTCAGTGAGAATGCATCAGTATATCACGACCTGTGCGTTATCGTTTGGCCAGTATGCGGCGATTGAGGCGCTGAAGAATTCTGATGATTCAGTTTCTGGTATGGTAGCTGAATACCAGCGGAGACGGGACTATGTTGTGCAGGCGATCAATGGTATTGACCGCTTAAGCTGCCAGAAACCGGGCGGCGCATTCTATGTGTTTGTTAATATCAAACAGCTGAACCGAACCGATGAAGAGGTTGCGGAGTATTTGCTGCATGACGCCGGAGTGACACTGGTTCCAGGAACCGCTTTTGGCGATAATGGGGCCGGCTATTTGCGGCTGTCCTACGCCAACAGCTATGAAAATCTGGTAGAAGCCTGCGAACGGATAAAACGCTCCATTGAAAAATTGCAATAA
- a CDS encoding NADH:flavin oxidoreductase encodes MKSLFDQTQLAGMKLKNRFIRSATYDGLADERGHMTQELFAVYENLAKGGAGTIITGLAQVTDLEQPYPAQMGIYDDSFIDEYKKLTEAIHHYDARIVLQLACLGSQTSFTASGKVMWGPSQVEDLGFKTTPAAMTTDEILFVQTAFADAALRAKQAGFDGVQMHAAHGYLLNKFLTPYYNRRTDSYGGGIENRARMVVETYMAIREKVGPDYPVLIKINSEDYMSQGMTFAECKYVCKVLVQLGITAIEISGGSSSSRPNEGPVRVVTPEQEAYFQSYAAEIAQELTVPVIAVGGNRDVASMTAILNDTLIEYIALSRPLICEPNLIDRWQSGDLNRAKCVSCNKCFRRGGTRCIFNCKKPSDV; translated from the coding sequence ATGAAATCATTGTTTGATCAAACTCAGTTGGCCGGTATGAAGTTGAAAAACCGGTTTATCCGCTCGGCCACGTATGATGGATTGGCGGATGAACGCGGGCATATGACGCAAGAATTGTTTGCGGTATATGAGAATTTGGCAAAAGGGGGAGCCGGTACGATTATTACCGGCCTTGCCCAGGTAACTGATTTGGAGCAGCCCTATCCGGCTCAGATGGGTATCTATGATGATTCCTTTATTGATGAATATAAGAAGCTGACTGAAGCAATTCACCACTATGATGCAAGGATAGTGCTACAGCTAGCCTGCCTTGGCTCGCAGACTTCGTTTACTGCCAGTGGCAAGGTGATGTGGGGACCGAGTCAGGTAGAGGATCTGGGGTTTAAAACTACTCCGGCGGCCATGACCACAGATGAAATTCTTTTCGTACAGACGGCCTTTGCCGATGCCGCGCTCCGCGCAAAGCAGGCAGGGTTTGACGGCGTGCAGATGCACGCAGCGCATGGGTATTTATTAAATAAATTCTTAACTCCTTACTATAACCGCAGAACTGACAGCTATGGCGGCGGCATTGAGAATCGAGCAAGAATGGTTGTCGAAACCTATATGGCCATACGGGAAAAGGTTGGCCCGGACTATCCGGTTCTGATTAAAATCAACAGTGAAGACTATATGAGTCAGGGGATGACGTTCGCGGAGTGCAAATATGTATGCAAAGTGTTAGTCCAATTAGGGATAACTGCCATCGAAATAAGCGGCGGCAGCAGCTCGTCGCGGCCTAATGAGGGGCCTGTACGAGTGGTCACACCGGAACAGGAAGCGTATTTCCAGTCTTACGCTGCGGAAATCGCGCAGGAACTCACCGTGCCGGTTATCGCAGTTGGCGGCAATCGGGATGTTGCATCGATGACAGCAATATTGAATGATACTTTAATTGAATACATTGCCCTTAGCCGTCCGCTGATCTGTGAGCCTAATCTGATTGACCGGTGGCAGAGCGGAGATCTAAACCGCGCGAAATGTGTCTCCTGCAATAAGTGCTTCCGCCGCGGCGGCACGCGATGTATTTTTAACTGTAAGAAGCCTTCTGACGTCTAA
- a CDS encoding TIGR01459 family HAD-type hydrolase yields MLAERYDVFLFDLDGVIYIGDQLLPGSKEAIEELRKRGKQLYFLTNDPRFLRQELCERLSHLGIAVSPEECITSGWATVHYLVQHAIHCVYVIGTESLKTEIVNQGITVVTQGDCQAVVVGYCENTTFHEVQQAVRQIERGAQFIATNPDSSFPGAQGRCVATGAIVQAVQVACGQRPVMIGKPYAPMFHMALRKVVNHTRVVMIGDSPDTDILGAHQCGIDAILVDREPRYYPVHGDYRCPNATIKNLLDLFSPNSVSVDWSFPGFPWPDTIEPGVAAVIFNEWGQIFLVKRADNGLWGLPSGHVEVAETVTEAIGRELYEETGLIVAVEKLVGVYSDPVTQVFSYPSGKITHFITLCFLCSIKGGTLQVDYNEINEAAFFDIGQLPSKLMTMHPQWLADALAGANGALIR; encoded by the coding sequence ATGTTAGCGGAAAGATACGATGTATTCTTATTTGACCTGGATGGGGTAATTTACATCGGCGATCAGCTTTTACCAGGCAGTAAGGAGGCGATTGAAGAACTGCGAAAAAGGGGAAAGCAACTCTATTTTCTAACCAATGATCCGCGGTTTTTGCGTCAGGAATTGTGTGAACGATTATCGCATCTGGGAATAGCCGTCAGTCCGGAAGAGTGTATTACGTCCGGCTGGGCCACGGTGCATTACCTCGTTCAACACGCTATCCATTGTGTGTATGTGATTGGCACGGAAAGCTTAAAAACGGAAATAGTTAATCAGGGTATAACAGTGGTGACGCAAGGGGATTGTCAGGCGGTCGTCGTCGGTTATTGCGAGAATACGACTTTTCACGAAGTTCAGCAGGCAGTCAGGCAAATTGAAAGAGGTGCTCAATTCATTGCCACCAATCCGGATTCATCGTTTCCTGGTGCGCAGGGGCGATGTGTGGCTACGGGAGCCATTGTGCAAGCCGTACAAGTGGCATGCGGCCAGCGTCCCGTCATGATCGGCAAGCCGTATGCGCCGATGTTCCATATGGCACTGAGAAAGGTAGTGAACCATACACGGGTGGTGATGATCGGCGACAGTCCGGATACCGATATTTTGGGGGCGCATCAATGCGGCATTGATGCCATACTAGTGGACCGGGAACCGCGTTATTATCCGGTACATGGTGATTACCGCTGTCCCAACGCTACAATTAAAAATTTGCTGGATTTGTTTAGCCCTAATAGTGTCTCAGTGGACTGGAGTTTCCCTGGGTTTCCCTGGCCGGACACGATAGAACCGGGAGTAGCAGCAGTGATTTTCAACGAATGGGGTCAGATTTTTTTGGTCAAGCGCGCGGATAACGGGCTTTGGGGTCTGCCGTCAGGTCATGTGGAAGTGGCTGAGACCGTTACGGAAGCCATTGGCCGGGAACTCTATGAAGAAACAGGATTGATTGTAGCCGTTGAAAAATTAGTGGGGGTCTATTCAGACCCCGTTACTCAGGTTTTCAGCTATCCATCAGGTAAGATTACGCATTTCATTACCTTATGTTTTCTGTGCAGCATAAAAGGGGGAACTTTACAGGTAGATTATAACGAGATCAACGAGGCGGCCTTTTTCGATATTGGGCAATTGCCTTCAAAACTGATGACGATGCATCCTCAGTGGCTCGCAGATGCCTTGGCCGGGGCGAATGGGGCATTAATCAGATAG
- a CDS encoding MarR family winged helix-turn-helix transcriptional regulator, with protein MTTISPSRYICFKLSRAMRKVQRYYEVNLAPLKITPVQFFVLSSLWEADGVKFKELAQKLSMDGATLTGILDRLERLEFIAREDDPEDRRSLLVFLGEKAKLHHDDFQRLAETLDNEIRGQFDQADFATFVRMLDTIGIDGKE; from the coding sequence ATGACGACAATTTCTCCTTCCCGCTATATATGTTTTAAACTAAGCAGAGCGATGCGAAAAGTTCAGCGTTATTACGAGGTGAATCTAGCTCCTCTCAAGATAACGCCGGTTCAGTTTTTCGTACTGAGTTCCCTCTGGGAAGCAGATGGAGTTAAATTCAAAGAGCTTGCCCAAAAGTTGAGTATGGACGGAGCGACTCTCACCGGGATACTGGATCGCCTGGAACGGCTGGAGTTCATCGCCAGAGAGGATGATCCGGAAGACCGGCGGTCGTTGCTGGTTTTTCTTGGCGAAAAGGCCAAGCTGCATCATGATGACTTTCAGCGTCTGGCAGAGACACTCGATAATGAAATTCGGGGTCAGTTTGATCAAGCGGATTTTGCAACGTTTGTGAGAATGCTGGATACGATCGGAATTGACGGCAAGGAGTAG
- a CDS encoding ATP-binding cassette domain-containing protein: MPQQTIEPGRRQDFIYITGARENNLKNITVSIPKKQITVFTGVSGSGKSSLVFDTIAAESQRQLNETFSSFVRHRLPRYGQPDVDSLENLSVAMVIDQKRLGGNARSTVGTVTDIYALLRLLYSRIGRPFAGYSDVFSFNNPQGMCSRCEGLGTVASIAVHRLIDQEKSLNEGAIRFPTFSPGEWRWKRYALTGLFDNDKKLGAYTTDECDLLLYQTGIKLKQPHPGWPPTSSYEGLIPRIERSFLTKESKEAARYREAIDRIVSTETCPLCKGARLNQNVLNCRINGRNIADCTALQASDLFAVIRAIDAPAAAPVVAAILERLEHFIAIGLGYLSLSRETGTLSGGESQRVKMLRQLGSSLTDITYILDEPSTGLHPHDVQRLNTLIRQLCSKGNTVLVVEHDPAVIAIADHIIDLGPGAGSQGGEIIYEGNLAGLALAATPTGEHFARKPRLKPSPRQPDGWLMIEHATLHNLKDVCVKIPRGVMTVVTGVAGSGKSTLINGVLPRNYPEAIFIDQEAIRASKRSNPATYTGIFDQIRDLFAQANKVSASLFSFNSTGACPACKGLGFTYTDLAFMDPVISLCEVCQGRRFTVEVLGYTLRGKNIGEILSMSVAKARDLFPEEPIQSILTRLNDVGLDYITLGQPLNTLSGGERQRLKLAAELESSGQIYILDEPTTGLHMADTGRLIALLNRLTANGSTVIIIEHNLDVISQADWIIDLGPGAGQDGGKIIFAGCPKDLLNHPSSLTGFYLKQQTNSGFTVI; encoded by the coding sequence ATGCCGCAGCAAACGATTGAACCTGGGCGCCGTCAGGATTTTATTTATATTACCGGCGCAAGAGAAAACAACCTGAAAAACATTACGGTAAGCATTCCCAAAAAACAGATCACTGTTTTTACCGGAGTATCCGGATCGGGCAAGTCTTCGCTTGTCTTTGATACGATTGCCGCTGAATCGCAGCGCCAGCTTAACGAAACATTCAGCAGTTTTGTTCGCCACCGGCTGCCGCGCTATGGTCAGCCGGATGTCGATTCGCTGGAAAATTTGTCTGTCGCAATGGTGATTGATCAAAAACGGCTTGGCGGCAATGCCAGATCGACAGTAGGCACGGTAACCGATATCTACGCACTGCTCCGCCTGCTGTATTCCCGGATTGGCAGACCCTTTGCCGGATATTCCGACGTGTTTTCTTTTAACAATCCTCAAGGGATGTGCTCCCGCTGCGAAGGTCTAGGAACAGTCGCCTCTATCGCAGTCCATCGGCTGATTGACCAGGAAAAATCGCTGAATGAAGGAGCTATCCGGTTTCCGACTTTTAGTCCCGGTGAATGGCGCTGGAAACGCTACGCTCTCACCGGACTTTTTGATAATGATAAAAAACTGGGCGCATACACTACTGACGAATGTGACCTGCTGCTTTACCAAACAGGTATCAAACTAAAACAGCCTCATCCCGGCTGGCCGCCGACTTCCAGCTACGAAGGTCTTATCCCCCGGATCGAACGGAGCTTTCTGACAAAAGAGTCCAAAGAAGCCGCACGTTACAGAGAAGCAATAGACCGTATTGTTTCCACAGAAACCTGTCCGTTGTGCAAGGGGGCCAGACTGAACCAAAATGTACTGAACTGCAGGATCAATGGCAGAAACATTGCGGATTGTACGGCCCTTCAGGCAAGCGATCTTTTCGCCGTAATCCGCGCAATTGATGCCCCGGCGGCAGCCCCTGTCGTCGCTGCAATCCTGGAACGCCTGGAGCACTTCATCGCGATTGGATTAGGTTATCTTAGCCTTAGCCGGGAAACCGGCACACTGTCCGGCGGTGAATCGCAGCGGGTAAAAATGCTCCGTCAGCTCGGCAGCAGCCTGACTGATATCACTTATATTTTAGATGAACCGAGCACCGGACTTCATCCCCACGATGTCCAGCGTCTCAATACTCTCATACGTCAGCTGTGCAGCAAGGGTAATACCGTCCTTGTTGTCGAGCATGATCCTGCAGTCATTGCAATTGCCGACCACATTATTGATCTGGGTCCCGGAGCCGGCTCCCAAGGCGGCGAGATCATCTATGAAGGCAATCTTGCAGGCCTTGCGCTCGCTGCTACTCCGACCGGCGAACATTTCGCACGCAAGCCCCGACTGAAGCCGTCGCCGCGGCAGCCGGACGGCTGGCTCATGATTGAGCATGCGACACTGCATAATCTGAAAGATGTGTGCGTAAAAATTCCACGCGGCGTTATGACGGTTGTTACTGGAGTAGCGGGGTCCGGAAAAAGCACACTGATTAACGGCGTGCTGCCCCGGAACTATCCAGAAGCAATCTTCATCGATCAGGAAGCCATCCGGGCCTCAAAGCGTTCCAACCCGGCCACGTATACCGGAATCTTTGATCAGATCCGCGATTTGTTCGCCCAGGCCAACAAAGTCAGCGCCTCACTGTTTAGTTTTAATTCCACCGGCGCGTGTCCGGCCTGCAAAGGACTTGGCTTCACCTATACAGACCTGGCCTTTATGGACCCCGTCATCAGTCTGTGTGAAGTATGCCAGGGCCGTCGCTTTACCGTCGAAGTTCTCGGATATACCCTACGCGGGAAGAACATTGGCGAGATTCTATCCATGAGTGTTGCAAAAGCGCGGGACTTATTCCCAGAAGAACCAATCCAGTCCATTCTGACACGACTGAACGATGTCGGGTTGGACTATATCACGCTGGGCCAGCCGCTCAACACACTTTCAGGCGGGGAGAGACAGCGGCTGAAACTAGCCGCCGAGCTGGAAAGCAGCGGTCAGATTTATATCCTGGATGAGCCCACCACCGGCTTGCACATGGCTGACACCGGCCGCCTTATTGCACTACTGAATCGGCTCACCGCTAACGGCAGTACTGTAATTATCATCGAACATAATCTCGACGTCATCAGTCAGGCAGACTGGATCATCGACTTAGGCCCCGGAGCCGGTCAGGACGGCGGAAAAATAATCTTTGCAGGCTGCCCGAAAGATCTCCTCAACCACCCGTCTTCACTAACCGGATTTTACTTAAAACAGCAGACGAACAGTGGCTTCACCGTGATATAA
- the dapA gene encoding 4-hydroxy-tetrahydrodipicolinate synthase, producing MNKSTTQNKVGFRPRGVIPAVITPLTPEGKFNAKAMRKLINYLIDGGVHGLFVVGTTGEFYGLSYEEKREIFQVVMDETRQRVPVYAGTNGITTRESVELTQLAEQCGVDAVSVLTPMFISPSQEQLITHYTTIAQNTSLPVLLYNNPPKTGVNLAAATVAKLAAVLNIVSIKDSSGDLTLTTEYIRLTRDRDDFNVLVGRDTLIYGALCYGAAGSIAACANVAPRLCADIYDKFIAGDREGSLNAQFTLAPLRIAFTIGTFPAVIKESLSLLGIEAGPCMEPVGPMTPEERVKLRQVLIGMGLLK from the coding sequence ATGAACAAAAGTACAACACAAAACAAGGTTGGATTCAGGCCCCGCGGAGTGATCCCGGCGGTGATAACCCCGCTGACGCCGGAAGGGAAATTTAACGCAAAGGCAATGCGCAAGCTGATCAATTATCTGATTGACGGCGGCGTACACGGTCTGTTTGTTGTCGGTACTACCGGCGAATTTTACGGGCTGAGTTATGAAGAGAAACGGGAAATCTTTCAGGTTGTCATGGATGAGACCAGGCAAAGAGTGCCGGTTTATGCCGGAACAAACGGCATTACCACCCGGGAAAGCGTCGAATTGACGCAGCTGGCGGAACAATGCGGCGTGGACGCGGTATCGGTCCTGACTCCCATGTTCATCAGTCCCAGCCAGGAGCAGCTGATTACCCACTACACAACGATTGCGCAAAACACGTCCTTGCCTGTTCTGCTGTATAACAACCCTCCCAAGACCGGGGTCAATCTTGCCGCCGCTACTGTCGCCAAGCTGGCTGCGGTGCTGAACATCGTTAGCATCAAAGACTCCAGCGGCGATCTGACATTAACTACTGAATATATTCGTCTGACCAGAGACCGGGATGATTTTAACGTTTTGGTCGGGCGGGATACGCTTATTTATGGCGCTTTATGCTATGGCGCGGCGGGCTCGATTGCCGCCTGCGCCAACGTTGCGCCCAGGCTTTGCGCCGACATTTACGACAAATTCATCGCTGGCGACCGTGAAGGTTCCCTTAATGCCCAGTTTACACTAGCGCCTTTGCGGATCGCCTTCACGATCGGCACGTTCCCTGCAGTCATCAAAGAGTCTCTGAGTTTGCTTGGCATTGAGGCCGGGCCTTGCATGGAGCCGGTTGGGCCGATGACCCCGGAGGAACGGGTAAAGCTCCGTCAAGTGCTGATCGGAATGGGATTGCTTAAATAG
- a CDS encoding MarR family winged helix-turn-helix transcriptional regulator → MPPNQPQELENALSQLQCVLVARRTRINPEQINWPQYDILELLRLKGVLMPSVISETLGMSRPSTSKILRALKDSQLIQQTEGREDRREQSTSLTEKGQEFLERAAQSRRDTAKTAASVLTPGEQSLFSELCLKVAAALGEIQEKPSN, encoded by the coding sequence ATGCCGCCAAATCAGCCGCAAGAACTGGAAAACGCTTTATCCCAACTGCAGTGCGTGTTGGTTGCGAGACGCACACGCATCAACCCTGAACAGATCAACTGGCCCCAATATGACATACTTGAGCTTTTGCGCCTTAAGGGCGTATTGATGCCTTCGGTCATAAGTGAAACCCTGGGGATGTCACGTCCAAGCACCTCCAAAATCCTCAGAGCTTTAAAAGACAGCCAGTTAATCCAGCAAACCGAGGGTCGGGAGGACCGGCGGGAGCAGTCGACATCGCTTACGGAAAAGGGCCAGGAATTTCTGGAACGCGCAGCCCAAAGCCGTCGTGACACGGCAAAAACAGCCGCCTCCGTTCTTACTCCCGGTGAACAGTCTCTGTTTAGTGAACTATGTCTGAAGGTGGCGGCAGCTCTTGGTGAAATTCAGGAGAAACCAAGCAATTAG